Proteins encoded in a region of the Panicum hallii strain FIL2 chromosome 3, PHallii_v3.1, whole genome shotgun sequence genome:
- the LOC112887508 gene encoding uncharacterized protein LOC112887508, with the protein MAAADAVGRKSAFRRGLNATRLAVASAVTVLIVLIVAYAITVVTRTEELSLSVTGGIIYVTRESVQPRKVGLSFSVQANNPSGRARFYYTGIQGLVFPVNNRTSKAIAKFKVMDMVVAPNSLLQTEAYVHVEDISQIAPYFDELYNSSSASIFSNAMLKLNGTLDVGLYSVHNKSSVQTVYYCWQLTMGAAGNASAPDMDDNVPCGTYDPME; encoded by the coding sequence ATGGCGGCAGCCGACGCCGTCGGCCGGAAATCGGCGTTCCGGCGGGGGCTCAACGCGACGCGcttggccgtagcctccgccgTGACGGTGCTCATCGTCTTGATCGTCGCCTACGCCATCACTGTGGTCACCCGGACCGAGGAGCTCTCTCTCTCGGTCACCGGCGGCATCATATACGTGACGCGGGAGTCGGTGCAGCCGCGGAAGGTCGGACTCTCCTTCAGCGTCCAGGCCAACAACCCCAGCGGCCGCGCCCGCTTCTACTACACCGGCATCCAGGGCTTGGTCTTCCCTGTGAACAACCGCACGAGCAAGGCTATCGCGAAGTTCAAGGTTATGGATATGGTCGTGGCCCCCAACTCGTTGCTGCAGACGGAAGCTTATGTGCATGTAGAAGACATTTCCCAAATCGCTCCCTACTTCGACGAGCTGTACAACAGCAGCAGCGCCAGCATCTTCTCCAACGCGATGCTGAAGCTGAACGGTACCCTCGACGTTGGGCTTTACTCGGTGCACAACAAGTCCAGTGTCCAGACGGTTTACTACTGCTGGCAGCTCACCATGGGCGCCGCTGGCAACGCCTCCGCACCGGACATGGATGATAACGTGCCGTGCGGGACCTATGATCCGATGGAATAG
- the LOC112884115 gene encoding uncharacterized protein LOC112884115 produces the protein MVLFENVVCDQSTRLFVSNLTSTYVNQSNEASMVAASVIMFVLAGVFFNLNLFSGISDVSAILDPKVRIVLSSALSLLLPVMSYLFSEAKNAGKASSTKPAGAGAATDLTLQALVILVWMLLVELLRKKVDEIRMKGISSSLQRAGRVVWLGSLVFFNIRSAGRKILFGILWILCATTVVQRIAFTEFGKRSYAHGKNARLIASYMAQILGLHVVPVVHHDAGDVEHAAQRPTPEQLLKACPYIVVGEDQLVKEATADGYDLNVDPNGVAVVTGVVTVGDVWRLTESDSSFDGWDRDQRLRRLCLSFALFKLLRRRFEQHEPLTEEEATHGRELILKGLYCNKVKEDGHGGTVRMTTDSEAVFQVITDDVNFLSEYYHSVVPVIFASPFFLLANYLLLPVVVLGLCLMTVFLCGNGDFGYALASIHVDNYTLSTGIRNLTMCLFKEVKKSPNSFFALLDLAITFLLFIIFVYESVWELAVFLLSNWFMVALVCDYAARPAWREKPSFRWGFRRIRWLRSRMSHGELTIKQFSVLNLRWPPVFPLPSTLSLLVRARTVPASVKDSIMEYLVAHDHAAPISIGKPVVDQDLQWAFKSKSIAEVILTWHIATTIFEDKFPSHTSSSIVATRLSKYCSYLVIFHPELLPDNQDKTEDVVDLVKKELKESLGCLEFFFFRQAARVERIMKLEGEGSWTEKKVVKNGVTLGASLRAKAKPPNDPGSKPPNDPEIVWKMLGDVWTEIMIYLAPSTDEERMKGHENALVEGGEFITVLWALTTHTGVSRKPMPDGGQGEDGDRTKRAAGSPGSGH, from the coding sequence ATGGTGCTGTTCGAGAATGTCGTCTGCGACCAATCCACTAGGCTGTTCGTCTCCAACCTTACCTCCACGTACGTCAACCAGAGCAATGAGGCCTCCATGGTGGCGGCCTCCGTCATCATGTTCGTCCTCGCCGGGGTCTTCTTCAACCTGAACCTCTTCAGCGGCATCTCCGACGTGAGTGCCATCCTCGACCCCAAGGTCCGCATCGTCCTCTCCTCGGCGCTCTCCCTGCTGCTCCCCGTCATGTCGTACCTCTTTTCCGAGGCCAAGAACGCCGGCAAGGCCAGCTCCACCAAGCCCGCCGGTGCCGGCGCCGCCACGGACCTGACGCTGCAGGCTTTGGTCATCCTCGTGTGGATGCTGCTGGTGGAGCTCCTCCGCAAGAAGGTGGACGAGATCCGCATGAAGGGCATCTCCAGCAGCCTCCAGCGCGCCGGCCGTGTCGTCTGGCTGGGCAGCCTGGTCTTCTTCAACATCCGCAGCGCCGGCCGGAAGATCCTCTTCGGCATCCTCTGGATCCTCTGCGCCACCACGGTGGTGCAGCGGATCGCCTTCACCGAGTTCGGCAAGCGCTCCTACGCCCACGGCAAGAACGCCAGGCTCATCGCCTCCTACATGGCACAAATCCTTGGCCTCCACGTTGTTCCTGTCGTGCACCACGACGCCGGCGACGTGGAGCATGCTGCTCAACGACCGACGCCTGAGCAGCTGCTGAAGGCGTGCCCGTACATCGTGGTGGGAGAAGATCAGCTGGTGAAGGAGGCGACGGCGGACGGTTACGATCTGAACGTTGACCCGAACGGCGTTGCGGTCGTCACCGGCGTAGTCACAGTCGGCGATGTCTGGAGGCTCACCGAGAGTGATTCGAGCTTCGATGGCTGGGATCGAGACCAACGCCTGAGGAGGCTCTGTCTCTCCTTCGCTCTCTTcaagctcctccgccgccggttcGAGCAGCACGAGCCACTGACCGAGGAGGAAGCCACCCACGGCAGGGAGCTCATCCTCAAGGGCCTCTACTGCAATAAGGTCAAGGAGGACGGACATGGAGGCACGGTGAGGATGACGACGGACTCCGAGGCGGTGTTCCAGGTGATCACCGACGACGTCAACTTCCTCTCCGAGTACTACCACTCCGTCGTCCCCGTCATCTTCGCGAGCCCCTTCTTCCTGCTCGCCAACTACCTCCTCTTGCCCGTGGTCGTGCTCGGCCTCTGCCTCATGACCGTCTTCCTCTGCGGCAACGGAGACTTCGGCTACGCACTGGCCAGCATCCACGTGGACAACTACACCCTCAGCACCGGCATCCGCAACCTGACCATGTGCCTCTTCAAGGAGGTCAAAAAGTCCCCCAACTCCTTCTTCGCCCTGCTTGACCTCGCCATCACCTTCCTCCtcttcatcatcttcgtctACGAGTCCGTCTGGGAGCTCGCCGTCTTCCTCCTCTCCAACTGGTTCATGGTCGCGCTCGTCTGCGACTACGCGGCCAGGCCGGCGTGGCGAGAGAAGCCCAGCTTCAGGTGGGGCTTCCGCCGGATCCGGTGGCTGCGGAGCAGGATGAGCCACGGCGAGCTCACCATCAAACAGTTCTCCGTGCTCAACCTGCGGTGGCCGCCGGTCTTCCCGCTGCCGTCCACGCTCTCCCTGCTGGTGCGGGCCAGGACTGTTCCGGCCTCTGTTAAGGACTCCATCATGGAGTACCTCGTGGCACATGACCATGCTGCTCCCATCTCCATTGGCAAGCCCGTGGTAGACCAAGATCTTCAATGGGCGTTCAAGAGCAAGAGCATCGCCGAGGTCATCCTCACCTGGCACATCGCCACCACCATATTCGAGGACAAATTCCCATCTCATACCTCGAGCAGCATTGTGGCGACGAGGCTGTCCAAGTACTGTTCATACCTGGTGATCTTCCACCCGGAGCTCCTGCCGGACAATCAGGACAAGACGGAGGACGTCGTCGACCTCGTGAAAAAGGAGCTCAAGGAGAGCCTCGGCTGCCTGGAgttcttcttcttccggcaGGCCGCCCGGGTCGAGAGGATCATGAAGCTCGAGGGAGAAGGGAGCTGGACAGAAAAGAAGGTGGTGAAAAATGGTGTGACGCTAGGTGCTTCATTACGGGCAAAGGCAAAGCCGCCGAATGATCCGGGAAGCAAGCCGCCGAATGATCCGGAAATTGTGTGGAAGATGCTGGGCGATGTGTGGACGGAGATTATGATCTACCTGGCACCATCGACGGACGAGGAACGCATGAAGGGGCATGAGAACGCGCTGGTGGAGGGAGGCGAGTTCATCACCGTGCTCTGGGCACTGACCACGCACACTGGCGTATCCCGGAAGCCCATGCCGGATGGTGGTCAGGGCGAAGATGGCGATCGTACTAAGCGGGCTGCAGGTTCACCTGGATCCGGCCATTGA